In Pelomicrobium methylotrophicum, a single window of DNA contains:
- the trxC gene encoding thioredoxin TrxC, whose translation MNDSLHLVCPHCHAVNRVPAARLAERPNCGQCHQPLFTGQPVELTAAHFAQHITRSDIPVLVDFWAPWCGPCRMMAPHFAQAAKLLEPHVRLAKVNTEEEQALSAQYHIRSIPTLALFKGGGEVARQAGAMGAADIVRWVQAQR comes from the coding sequence ATGAACGATTCGCTGCATCTCGTCTGCCCCCACTGCCATGCGGTCAACCGCGTGCCCGCGGCCCGGCTGGCGGAGCGCCCGAACTGCGGTCAATGCCACCAGCCGCTGTTCACCGGTCAGCCGGTGGAACTGACCGCTGCCCACTTCGCCCAGCACATCACGCGCAGCGATATCCCCGTCCTGGTGGATTTCTGGGCACCTTGGTGCGGCCCGTGCCGGATGATGGCGCCCCACTTCGCCCAGGCCGCCAAACTGCTGGAGCCCCACGTGCGCCTGGCCAAGGTGAACACGGAGGAAGAACAGGCGCTGAGTGCTCAATACCACATCCGCAGCATCCCGACGCTGGCCCTGTTCAAGGGCGGGGGCGAGGTCGCCCGGCAGGCCGGCGCCATGGGAGCGGCAGATATCGTGCGCTGGGTCCAGGCGCAGCGCTGA
- a CDS encoding S1C family serine protease yields the protein MRPSRNPFLYGFLLLTVAAAALLFVWQVLPWIEQAFWGVQASPRVVTPRGDLAADEKATIELFEKTKDSVVYITTRERVVDLWTRNIFTIPRGTGSGFIWDEKGHVVTNYHVIAGASEARVRLSDGRDYGAALVGASPAHDLAVLRIGVGPNRPPPVPVGTSHDLKVGQKVFAIGNPFGLDWTLTTGIVSALDRSLPAEDGQSLIEHLIQTDAAINPGNSGGPLLDSAGRLIGVNTAIYSPSGAFAGVGFAVPVDTVNRVVPQLIARGRYVRPALGIEVDEGLNRVITQRLGVEGVLVLKVNPGSAAEAAGLRGARMEPDGRFVPGDIITGINDQPVDSVARLLARLDDFQIGDTVKLNLLREGRKIDVNVTLQAGS from the coding sequence ATGCGCCCAAGTCGAAACCCGTTTCTCTACGGCTTTCTTCTCCTGACGGTTGCCGCAGCCGCCCTGCTGTTCGTATGGCAGGTGCTGCCCTGGATTGAGCAGGCCTTTTGGGGTGTCCAGGCGAGCCCCCGGGTGGTGACGCCCCGAGGGGACCTCGCGGCCGACGAAAAAGCCACCATCGAGCTGTTCGAGAAGACCAAGGATTCGGTCGTCTACATCACCACCCGCGAGCGGGTGGTGGATCTGTGGACGCGCAATATTTTCACCATCCCCCGGGGCACGGGCTCGGGCTTCATCTGGGACGAGAAGGGTCACGTGGTGACCAACTACCACGTGATCGCCGGCGCATCGGAAGCCCGCGTGCGCCTGAGCGACGGCCGCGACTATGGCGCTGCGCTCGTGGGCGCAAGCCCTGCCCACGATCTGGCGGTGCTGCGCATCGGCGTCGGCCCTAACCGGCCGCCGCCGGTACCCGTGGGAACCAGCCACGACCTCAAGGTCGGGCAGAAGGTGTTCGCCATCGGCAACCCCTTCGGCCTGGACTGGACGCTCACCACGGGCATCGTTTCCGCCCTGGACCGGTCGCTACCCGCCGAGGACGGCCAGAGCCTCATCGAGCACCTGATCCAGACCGATGCCGCGATCAACCCCGGCAACTCGGGCGGCCCCTTGTTGGATTCCGCCGGTCGGCTCATCGGCGTCAACACCGCCATCTACAGTCCCTCCGGGGCCTTCGCCGGCGTGGGCTTTGCTGTCCCGGTGGACACCGTCAACCGGGTGGTGCCCCAGCTCATCGCCCGCGGCAGGTACGTGCGACCCGCTCTGGGCATCGAGGTGGACGAGGGACTCAACCGGGTCATTACCCAACGCCTCGGCGTGGAAGGCGTGCTGGTGCTCAAGGTGAACCCCGGCTCCGCGGCGGAGGCGGCGGGGCTGAGAGGCGCAAGGATGGAGCCCGATGGCCGCTTCGTGCCGGGCGACATCATCACCGGCATCAACGACCAGCCCGTGGACAGCGTGGCGAGACTCCTCGCCCGGCTGGATGACTTCCAGATCGGCGACACGGTCAAATTGAACCTGCTGCGCGAAGGTCGCAAGATCGATGTGAACGTCACCCTGCAGGCGGGAAGCTGA
- a CDS encoding HD-GYP domain-containing protein, producing the protein MNTAQRIQLNAQTDLALAEIISALTYALDLTEGQPAGHCIRCCWIGFHIGKRIGMDPATLWDLYYTLLLKDAGCSSNAARLCELYGQDDHITKRDFKSVDTDSLVQLVQFVLNHAGVKGSLADRFKRVLRLAREGEKLATELIQTRCERGADIARRLGFGEAVATGIYALDEHWNGRGKPQGLKGEEIPIHARIALMAQVIDVFHQIGGRNAALRELRNRSGTWFDPALVEVASGLFSDDVFWESLKADHLDRLVQELEPEGRFLMVDDDLLDEIAEAFGQVVDAKSPWTAGHSKRVALYADIIATKMGVEDSRRRWLKRGALLHDLGKLGVSNSILDKEGSLTPEEWQEVRRHPTYTEEILAHISPFRELAIIAGAHHERLDGKGYPKGLVASELTLETRIITISDIFDALTAPRPYRGPVPVPEAAEIMGRMVGTALDACCYNALMEGIQEIQLGAKRSSQSTRRAGGRTDRPLSSGENPGLV; encoded by the coding sequence ATGAACACAGCCCAGCGAATCCAACTCAACGCGCAAACCGATCTCGCGCTTGCAGAAATAATTTCCGCCCTCACTTACGCGCTCGACCTCACTGAGGGCCAGCCCGCGGGACACTGCATCCGTTGCTGCTGGATCGGTTTCCACATCGGCAAGCGGATCGGGATGGACCCAGCGACCTTGTGGGATCTCTACTACACACTGTTGCTCAAAGATGCCGGCTGCAGCAGCAATGCGGCACGGCTGTGCGAGCTCTATGGCCAGGACGACCACATCACCAAGCGCGACTTCAAATCGGTGGATACGGACAGCCTCGTGCAACTGGTGCAATTTGTGCTCAACCATGCCGGCGTGAAAGGGTCTCTGGCCGACCGCTTCAAGCGGGTGCTGCGGCTCGCCCGTGAAGGCGAGAAACTAGCCACCGAGTTGATCCAGACCCGCTGTGAGCGGGGTGCCGACATTGCCCGGCGCTTGGGTTTCGGCGAAGCCGTGGCCACTGGCATTTACGCTCTTGACGAACACTGGAACGGCCGCGGCAAGCCGCAGGGTCTTAAGGGAGAAGAGATTCCCATCCATGCGCGCATCGCGCTCATGGCGCAGGTGATCGATGTGTTTCATCAAATCGGCGGGCGCAACGCCGCGCTTCGAGAGTTGCGCAATCGCAGCGGTACCTGGTTCGATCCAGCACTGGTGGAGGTAGCCTCCGGCCTGTTTTCCGACGATGTATTCTGGGAATCACTGAAGGCCGACCATTTGGATCGGTTGGTGCAGGAACTGGAACCGGAAGGCCGGTTCCTCATGGTTGACGACGACCTACTTGATGAAATCGCCGAGGCTTTCGGCCAGGTGGTGGACGCGAAGAGTCCTTGGACTGCTGGCCACAGTAAACGGGTTGCCCTGTACGCGGACATCATTGCCACCAAGATGGGCGTCGAGGATTCGCGCCGCCGCTGGCTCAAACGTGGTGCTCTGCTCCACGATCTCGGTAAACTCGGCGTGAGCAATTCCATTCTCGACAAAGAAGGCTCACTGACCCCAGAGGAATGGCAAGAGGTCCGCCGGCACCCCACCTATACGGAAGAGATCCTGGCACACATTTCACCTTTCCGGGAACTCGCCATCATCGCTGGCGCCCATCACGAACGCTTGGATGGCAAGGGGTATCCGAAAGGCCTGGTGGCCAGCGAGCTGACGCTGGAGACCCGCATCATCACCATCAGCGACATCTTTGATGCCCTCACCGCCCCGCGGCCCTACCGTGGTCCGGTCCCGGTCCCAGAGGCCGCGGAAATCATGGGCCGCATGGTCGGCACGGCGCTAGACGCTTGCTGCTACAACGCGCTGATGGAAGGCATCCAGGAAATCCAGCTGGGCGCAAAGCGATCCAGCCAGAGCACCAGGCGAGCAGGAGGACGGACGGACAGACCACTTTCGAGCGGTGAGAATCCGGGGCTCGTTTGA
- a CDS encoding group I truncated hemoglobin produces the protein MSFSRCSRRWIVLILLVFGCSSLASADDALYKDFGERPGLVRIMDDFMNNLLADPRTRPFFEKANQERIKAQLVEQFCELLGGPCKYGGLDMKQAHAHLAIRQEHFNALVENLQIAMDKHQVPFRAQNKLLAKLAPMHRDVITR, from the coding sequence ATGTCCTTCAGCCGCTGTTCGCGTCGATGGATCGTCCTCATCTTGTTGGTCTTCGGCTGCAGTAGCCTGGCATCGGCCGACGATGCGCTCTACAAGGATTTCGGCGAGAGGCCGGGGCTCGTGCGCATCATGGACGATTTCATGAACAACCTGCTCGCCGATCCTCGCACCCGGCCTTTTTTCGAGAAGGCGAACCAAGAGCGGATCAAGGCGCAGCTGGTGGAGCAGTTTTGCGAGCTCCTGGGCGGGCCCTGCAAGTACGGCGGCCTGGACATGAAGCAGGCCCACGCCCATCTCGCCATCCGCCAGGAGCATTTCAACGCCTTGGTGGAAAACCTGCAAATCGCCATGGATAAACACCAGGTGCCCTTCCGCGCCCAGAACAAGCTGCTCGCCAAGCTGGCACCGATGCATCGCGACGTCATCACCCGATAA
- a CDS encoding DUF3034 family protein produces the protein MPDQGSRPRRTWAVIVSGAMVWAGAVHADGLSLGGGGKLLLTGGVTQIEGAAGGGLTPWAVIGGYGTRDQVGANAFFTHARTGDYRFQAAGVLVGLYDRVELSYARQSFDTRAVGGALGLGDGFKFHVDVYGLKVKVAGDAVLEQDTWLPQIAVGAQYKKNDQGDIVRAVGAKRDSGTDFYIAATKLFLDQSLLLNGTLRATKANQLGILGFGGDKEDRYEPQFEGSAALLLRRDLAVGAEYRSKPNNLGIAKEDDWWDVFVAWAPTKNVSLTAAYVNLGNVVIRDDQKGLYLSLQIGF, from the coding sequence ATGCCCGATCAAGGAAGCAGACCCCGCCGTACCTGGGCGGTCATTGTGAGCGGTGCCATGGTGTGGGCGGGCGCGGTCCACGCCGATGGCCTCTCGTTAGGTGGTGGCGGCAAACTGCTGCTGACCGGAGGTGTGACCCAAATCGAGGGTGCGGCCGGGGGCGGGCTGACGCCCTGGGCGGTCATCGGCGGCTACGGCACCCGCGACCAGGTCGGGGCCAACGCTTTTTTTACCCATGCCCGAACGGGCGACTACCGCTTCCAAGCCGCCGGTGTCCTGGTGGGCCTCTACGATCGTGTCGAGCTTTCCTACGCCCGGCAAAGCTTCGACACGCGGGCGGTCGGCGGCGCCCTGGGGCTGGGCGATGGCTTTAAATTCCATGTGGATGTCTACGGCCTGAAGGTCAAGGTCGCGGGAGACGCGGTGCTCGAGCAGGATACTTGGCTGCCACAGATTGCCGTCGGTGCGCAGTACAAGAAGAACGATCAGGGCGATATCGTGCGGGCCGTGGGAGCGAAGCGCGATTCCGGCACCGATTTCTACATCGCGGCGACCAAGCTCTTTCTGGATCAGAGCCTGTTGCTCAACGGCACGCTGCGCGCCACCAAGGCGAATCAGCTCGGCATCCTGGGTTTCGGCGGCGACAAGGAGGACCGCTACGAGCCCCAGTTTGAAGGGTCCGCGGCGCTGCTGCTGCGCCGCGACCTGGCGGTCGGCGCCGAGTATCGCTCCAAGCCGAACAATCTTGGCATTGCCAAGGAAGACGACTGGTGGGACGTCTTCGTCGCCTGGGCGCCCACCAAGAACGTGTCGCTCACCGCTGCTTATGTCAATCTGGGCAACGTGGTGATCCGAGACGACCAGAAGGGCCTTTATCTGTCCCTTCAAATCGGTTTCTAA
- a CDS encoding MFS transporter: protein MKTRAPIRSVDRVAVGTRIPPAIWALGFVSLLMDISSELIHSLLPVFLVTSLGASALVVGLIEGAAEATALIVKVFSGALSDYWGKRKPLALLGYGLGAVSKPLFALATSSGLVLAARLMDRIGKGIRGAPRDALVADIAPLELRGAAFGLRQSLDTVGAFLGPLLAMGLMLAWANDFRAVFWVAVIPAFLAVALLFFGVQEPEMKRGQSAVNPIRRENLRRLTAAYWWVVVIGAVFTLARFSEAFLILRAQEGGLPVAFAPLVLIGMNVVYAAAAYPFGKLSDRMSHAKLLALGLATLIGADLALAYSDHWTWVWTGITLWGLHLGMTQGLLATMVADAAPADLRGTAYGFFNLVSGVAMLAASALAGFLWDRFGAAQTFIVGAAFSALALAAILFHGGGPGSRSELRPKRPIRSSS, encoded by the coding sequence ATGAAAACTCGAGCACCGATTCGAAGCGTTGACCGCGTTGCCGTCGGAACCCGCATCCCGCCAGCCATCTGGGCGCTCGGTTTCGTGAGCCTCTTGATGGACATCTCCTCCGAGCTGATTCACAGCCTGCTGCCGGTCTTTCTGGTCACCTCTCTGGGCGCGAGCGCGCTCGTGGTGGGCCTGATCGAGGGGGCGGCGGAAGCGACCGCCCTGATCGTGAAGGTCTTCTCGGGCGCGCTTTCCGACTATTGGGGCAAGCGTAAGCCCCTCGCTCTCCTGGGCTATGGGCTGGGGGCGGTCTCCAAGCCCCTGTTTGCGCTGGCGACGAGTTCCGGCCTGGTCCTCGCCGCGCGGCTCATGGACCGCATCGGCAAGGGCATCCGCGGTGCGCCGCGCGATGCACTGGTGGCGGACATCGCACCGCTCGAGCTGCGGGGGGCGGCCTTCGGCCTGCGCCAATCCCTCGACACGGTGGGCGCTTTCCTCGGCCCGCTGCTCGCCATGGGCTTGATGCTCGCGTGGGCGAATGATTTCCGGGCCGTGTTCTGGGTGGCCGTCATCCCCGCCTTTCTGGCGGTAGCGCTCTTGTTCTTCGGCGTGCAGGAGCCGGAAATGAAGCGAGGACAAAGCGCCGTCAACCCGATTCGGCGCGAAAACCTGCGCCGGCTGACGGCCGCTTACTGGTGGGTGGTCGTGATCGGTGCGGTGTTCACCCTGGCACGCTTTTCCGAAGCGTTTCTCATCTTGCGCGCCCAGGAGGGTGGCTTGCCCGTCGCGTTTGCGCCTTTGGTCCTGATTGGCATGAATGTCGTCTACGCGGCGGCAGCCTATCCCTTCGGCAAGCTCTCCGACCGGATGAGTCACGCCAAGTTGCTCGCGCTGGGGCTGGCGACCCTGATCGGCGCGGATCTGGCGCTGGCTTACAGCGACCATTGGACCTGGGTGTGGACCGGCATCACCCTGTGGGGCTTGCACCTGGGCATGACCCAGGGGCTGCTGGCGACGATGGTGGCGGATGCCGCGCCGGCGGACCTGCGGGGCACCGCCTACGGTTTCTTCAATCTGGTGAGCGGTGTGGCAATGCTCGCCGCCAGCGCCCTGGCGGGGTTCCTGTGGGATCGCTTCGGCGCAGCACAGACCTTCATCGTCGGGGCGGCATTCAGCGCGCTGGCGCTGGCGGCGATCTTGTTCCACGGCGGCGGTCCGGGGTCGCGGTCGGAACTGCGTCCGAAACGGCCCATTCGATCCAGCTCGTGA
- a CDS encoding HEAT repeat domain-containing protein — protein sequence MERQPHFCLECFALIAAEAQTCPICGRDQAQLRARDYHAKLLHALRHPLSEVRMRAIIALGLRGEPDAAQALADCALRHPVDVVEGLEIVRSLRLLQARSGRLEALENLARRHPAQAVRAAAARALADSSGEAEPHRLGDHGAHGATSTEKSAHENSSTDSKR from the coding sequence GTGGAACGACAACCGCATTTCTGCCTCGAATGCTTCGCTTTGATTGCGGCGGAAGCGCAGACGTGCCCGATTTGCGGCCGGGATCAGGCGCAGCTCAGGGCGAGGGACTACCACGCCAAGCTCCTGCACGCCTTGCGTCACCCCTTGTCGGAGGTGCGCATGCGGGCGATCATCGCGCTGGGACTGCGTGGCGAGCCCGACGCAGCTCAAGCGCTGGCCGACTGCGCCTTGCGTCATCCTGTCGACGTCGTCGAGGGACTGGAGATCGTCAGGAGCCTGCGCTTGCTCCAAGCCCGCAGCGGAAGGCTCGAGGCGCTGGAAAACTTGGCCAGACGGCATCCGGCGCAGGCGGTCCGAGCGGCGGCCGCCCGCGCTCTGGCCGACAGCAGCGGCGAAGCCGAACCCCATCGGCTTGGAGATCACGGCGCCCATGGCGCGACAAGCACGGAAAAATCGGCCCATGAAAACTCGAGCACCGATTCGAAGCGTTGA
- a CDS encoding universal stress protein produces MIKKILLAFDGSEPSRKAFDFAADMASRYQAELYVLTVAQVPEFGEDVETEAVIEHSRLYHARLLHGLRDRVDRLGIKAQLEMVVGHPAQQILDHAEERGVDLIILGHRGRGMLDRWRLGSVTHRVISDAECAVTVVR; encoded by the coding sequence ATGATCAAGAAAATCCTGCTGGCCTTCGACGGCTCCGAGCCTTCGCGCAAAGCGTTCGATTTCGCCGCCGATATGGCGAGCCGCTACCAGGCTGAGCTGTACGTGCTGACGGTGGCCCAGGTGCCCGAATTCGGCGAGGACGTGGAAACCGAAGCGGTCATTGAGCATTCACGCCTCTACCACGCGCGCCTGCTGCACGGCCTGCGAGACCGCGTCGACCGGCTCGGGATCAAAGCGCAGCTGGAGATGGTGGTCGGACACCCGGCACAGCAGATCCTCGACCATGCCGAAGAGCGGGGCGTGGACCTGATCATTCTCGGCCATCGCGGCCGGGGCATGCTTGATCGCTGGCGGCTGGGCTCGGTCACCCACCGGGTGATCAGCGATGCTGAATGTGCGGTGACCGTCGTGCGGTGA
- a CDS encoding cation:proton antiporter — translation MTETWALAALWLGLALAASLLSLWLRVATALSEIVVGTVAQLVVGAVAGTAALGAEASWVKFLAGTGAIVLTFLAGAELDPEVFRLKWKEAGMVGLASFLAPFLGCAAAARWLLGWDPMASWLAGIAMSTTSVAVVYAVMLEFGFNVTDYGKTVLTACFVTDLGTVVALGLIFAPFTWKTLVFVGAGALVFFVLPWLTPRFFKRYGNRPSELEAKFLLFFLFGLGALATWADSEAVLPAYLIGMVLAGTVGKDHALIRRLRTLTFGLLTPFYFIRAGSFVSAPALVAAPGAFLLLLLVKMTTKFFGVFPVTRAYGAPGKEAAYTTLLMSTGLTFGTISSLFGLSHRIIDQGQYSALVAAVVGSAVVPTLIANAFFFPHHHLRQPAEGVESPQSAVTAGACDTKVEVGP, via the coding sequence ATGACCGAAACCTGGGCTCTCGCGGCTTTGTGGCTGGGGCTGGCGCTCGCGGCAAGTCTCCTCTCTCTCTGGCTGCGCGTCGCGACCGCCTTGTCCGAGATCGTGGTGGGCACCGTCGCTCAACTCGTCGTCGGCGCCGTCGCCGGCACCGCGGCCCTGGGGGCGGAAGCTTCGTGGGTCAAGTTCCTTGCCGGCACCGGTGCGATCGTGCTGACCTTTCTTGCAGGCGCTGAACTGGACCCCGAGGTGTTCAGGCTCAAGTGGAAGGAGGCGGGCATGGTGGGTCTGGCGAGCTTTCTCGCCCCTTTCCTGGGCTGCGCTGCCGCGGCCCGCTGGCTCCTCGGCTGGGACCCGATGGCCAGTTGGCTCGCTGGCATCGCCATGTCGACGACCTCGGTCGCGGTGGTCTATGCGGTGATGCTGGAGTTCGGTTTCAACGTCACCGACTACGGCAAGACGGTGCTGACTGCCTGTTTCGTCACCGATTTGGGCACGGTGGTGGCCCTCGGGCTCATTTTCGCCCCGTTTACCTGGAAGACGCTGGTCTTCGTGGGTGCGGGGGCGCTCGTGTTCTTCGTCCTGCCCTGGCTTACGCCTCGCTTTTTCAAGCGCTACGGCAATCGCCCTTCGGAGCTGGAGGCCAAGTTCCTGCTGTTCTTCCTCTTCGGCCTGGGGGCGCTCGCCACCTGGGCGGACAGCGAGGCGGTGCTGCCCGCCTACTTGATCGGCATGGTGCTGGCGGGCACCGTGGGCAAGGACCACGCCTTAATCCGGCGCCTGCGCACGCTCACTTTCGGGCTGCTCACCCCTTTCTACTTCATCCGTGCCGGTTCCTTCGTCTCGGCTCCGGCGCTGGTGGCGGCGCCTGGCGCGTTCCTCTTGCTGCTGCTGGTCAAGATGACGACAAAGTTCTTTGGCGTCTTCCCGGTGACCAGGGCCTACGGCGCACCGGGCAAGGAGGCGGCGTACACCACGCTGCTCATGTCCACGGGCCTCACCTTTGGCACGATCTCGTCGTTGTTCGGGTTGTCCCACCGCATCATCGACCAGGGACAGTACTCGGCGCTGGTGGCGGCGGTCGTCGGCAGCGCGGTGGTGCCCACCCTGATCGCCAATGCCTTTTTCTTTCCGCATCACCATCTGCGCCAGCCGGCGGAAGGCGTCGAGTCGCCGCAGAGCGCCGTCACGGCCGGCGCGTGCGATACCAAAGTGGAGGTAGGGCCATGA